One Rhizophagus irregularis chromosome 5, complete sequence DNA window includes the following coding sequences:
- a CDS encoding uncharacterized protein (SECRETED:cutsite_VYG-QS; SECRETED:prob_0.9621); SECRETED:SignalP(1-23), translating into MKKRISILFLIAIVVFLQGGVYGQSSKCVDHGFCFKITPPASVNDPVSLYTFELEAPASIGWVALGVGPSMIGSYIIMAWPSTNGSAIITQRIAERYSVPRVTSQQSDLSLDATSSGVKNGKFIAKFTRAVSVAGSSIESSGQDFVWALQTEERPPDDASTRDIFIHNSKGRYTYVMDANAVGISSLSRYDKYILAHGIIMFAVWGFLVPGAVFIARFTRNIIPQKWFKLHWGIQQFLASPLTLIGLISAYVAGVRFHAANTHHFLGVVVFGGFIFQLTLGWIHHKLFDPSRKHFPWWTKLHWWWGRILILLAFIQILLGLQQYNASHGVFVGYYIYVLFILSSYGGISYYLYRRRKRDLETFAKSDVLYTGIRQDDVEQQSLLITST; encoded by the exons atgaaaaaacgaatatcaattttatttttaattgccaTAGTTGTTTTCTTACAAG GCGGGGTATATGGTCAGTCATCAAAATGTGTGGACCATggattttgttttaaaataactcCACCAGCAAGTGTTAATGATCCTGTAAGCTTATACACTTTTGAATTAGAAGCTCCAGCATCTATAgg GTGGGTCGCACTTGGAGTTGGTCCATCTATGATTGGAAGTTacataata ATGGCTTGGCCTTCAACGAATGGATCAGCTATAATTACCCAGCGTATTGCGGAACGATATAGTGTACCGAGAGTCACATCTCAACAAAGTGATCTTAGTTTAGATGCCACTTCCAGTGGtgtaaaaaatggaaaattcaTTGCAAAATTCACTCGAGCAGTTTCGGTTGCTGGATCATCGATTGAATCAAGTGGACAAGATTTTGTTTGGGCCCTTCAGACAGAAGAAAGACCTCCAGATGATGCATCTACTCGTGacatttttattcataatagtAAAGGTCGTTATACCTATGTCATGGATGCAAATGCCGTTGGAATTAGTAGTTTAAGCAGATATGACAAGTACATCTTGGCTCACGGAATTATAATGTTCGCTGTATGGGGTTTCTTGGTACCGGGTGCTGTTTTTATCGCAAGATttacaagaaatattattccACAAAAATGGTTCAAACTTCATTGGGGAATTCAGCAATTCTTAGCATCTCCTTTAACTTTGATTGGATTGATATCGGCATACGTAGCGGGTGTGAGATTTCATGCTGCTAATACCCATCATTTTCTTGGAGTAGTTGTGTTTGGAGGTTTCATATTTCAACTTACTCTCGGATGGATTCATCATAAACTTTTTGATCCATCCAGAAAACATTTTCCATGGTGGACCAAACTTCACTG GTGGTGGGGACGCATATTGATTCTTTTGGCGTTTATACAAATTCTTTTGGGATTACAACAATATAATGCATCTCACGGAGTCTTCGTTGGATATTATATCTATGTTCTATTTATCCTGTCATCCTATGGAGgtatatcttattatttatacaggaGGAGGAAGCGCGATTTAGAGACGTTCGCCAAATCGGATGTCCTTTACACAGGAATACGTCAAGATGATGTAGAGCAACAGA gTCTTTTGATTACTTCTACGTAA
- a CDS encoding uncharacterized protein (SECRETED:cutsite_TEA-KQ; SECRETED:prob_0.6777); SECRETED:SignalP(1-25), with protein sequence MKFQSTLILVALCILSTFSASVTEAKQCFQKQNAREATLLNKKFDKLNKNSPCKTGETVCIKGQVAQCDQGKFVLTSCGPTTECFALPLVNSPGTSIACDKSEDAANRIKLARQCRGKTG encoded by the exons atgaaattccaATCTACTCTTATCCTTGTCGCTCTTTGCATCCTCTCTACCTTCTCTGCTTCTGTAACTGAAGCTAAACAATGCTTTCAAAAACAAAACGCTAGAGAAGCTacattacttaataaaaaatttgacaaaCTTAACAAAAACTCCCCATGCAAAACTGGTGAGACTGTTTGTATTAAAGGACAAGTCGCCCAATGTGATCAAGGAAAATTTGTTCTCACTTCTTGTGGTCCTACAACAGAATGTTTTGCACTTCCACTCGTAAATAGTCCCGGTACTAGCATAGCTTGTGACAAAAGCGAAGATGCTGCTAATCGTATCAAACTTGCTCGCCAAT GTCGAGGAAAAACCGGTTAA